In the Sorghum bicolor cultivar BTx623 chromosome 4, Sorghum_bicolor_NCBIv3, whole genome shotgun sequence genome, GCGGCGATCCTGAAGCGGATGCTCCATGGGATTGGCAATGTTTTTCCTCGTCTGCAGAGCCGGTCCTCAAGGCTTCCATAGTCCATGTATTCATACACCAGGCACCCATACTCTGGGCAAGCTCCAAGCAACAGAACCATGTTTGGATGCCGCATGCAGCTTAGCACTTCAATCTGCAAATTGTCACAAGCACGTGATTTAGCAGGTAATACCTACTTTAGGCATGATACTAGTGTTGTCATTGATATAAATAGGTTGATCATGGTCATGAATTCATATCAATTATTGACTAACTATCGATAAACTCTATTAATAAGATTTGTTTGATGTGAGAAGAGAAGAAAGCTCCATTTTGTGAGAGTGAACAAACCATTGCAGATATAAGAAACATAATATATTTGGTGTTTGATGCTCTTCTAGTGATATTTAGATAAGAAAAGCTGTGCAATGTAGACTGACCATatcaacaaagaacttactagctaAAGTTTCATAAATTTCAAGGCTAGCACAATCTGTGACTGCTGTATCAGATTTACCTCTTGCTGAAATTGTTTCCGTCCCTGTGATGCATCTGGTCTTAAGATTTTAATAGCAACATTAGTATGATCCAGTACTGCTTTATATACTGGTCCATATCCACCTTCTCCTATCTTTAGCGCCTTATCAAACTTATGTGTAGCAGCTTCTATGTCATCAATGGAGTATCTCCTGTACCGGATATCATTTTTGTTCAGTGCATCAGTTGCTTTCTTCCTATCCTCAGCCTCCCGCTTTGCCTTCCATTCTGCTCTCAATCTCTTCTGCGCCTCGAGCTCTGCAATTTTCTGTGCAGCTTCTGCTGCCTCAAGTGCAGCTCTGCACTTTGCTTTCTCCATTTCAACTAGCGCAAGAGCTTCCTCTTCTGCATTCCGTAGTTCTTGGTACTTTTTGGACTCTTCTACCTTCATCTGGTGCATCTGTGCTGCCTGCAGTCAGATCATCGTTCATTGTTTCAATATCTTTAGGTTAGCTTAGTAAGAAAGAACCTGGTATTTAGCAACACAGAAGCAAACACACCTTATGTTTGGCATCAATAGCTTCCTTACATGCAGAGTTATACATCTCCATTGTCTGTTTTAGTTCTAGTCTCAGGCGTCTCATTTCAGCTTCCACATCCTTCCAGTTTCATGTGAAATAAAACAAGAGATTGTGTCATTTTCCAAAAAGAACTCGATGTTAATGTTATACTTATTGAGGAGGCACTTACCCCGGAACAACTTAGGCTTTCCATGGACATCGCTGAGGAGAGCTCCAAGGATTCACCGAAGTCTATGGATGGCAACTCCATGCTCATTGCGAAATCAATGTCATCTGAAAAGGAGCTACGAGTCACTGAGGGCCTCGGTGGTGCTATGAAATCGATGTAGTCGTCAAAATCCTTCTGGGGTGCTGTCTTAGCTCCAGTAAGAGGCCTATCTCTCGACGGGGCCTTTGCATAGGCAGATAACCGGTCCACTGAATTTCTACTACTTGCCAATGGAGACGATGTATGAGAAGTCTTCTTCCAGTCTCCTCTTGAGGCCCTGTTTAAGAAACCAAATACTTGTTTTAGCTGATATTATCAAGTTCTTTTTTAAAACATGGATGTTAACAAGTTATGAAGGCAAAGAGTGACCTGACTAAGAAAGCCCATGCATTTTACAATTTTAAGAAAGAAAGGGTTCAGATTACTGGGAACCATATTATTTTCGCAGCTACACAATGTAACTAATGAAGTGATTTTCATCCTCAGATTTACCTTGAGGCATCAGACTCTATGTTTGGTTGGGAGTGTTGCTTTGGAGGGAGAGTAGTAAAGGGTGCAGGAGCTTTGGCTGCCTTCACCTGGATGGCCTTTGCCTTGTGGATGACATGTACTGTGCAATAATCAGGCGCCATCTTCATCAAGCACGTTGGGACATCGGGATTTCTAAACCTTCTGCACAGTACAAGGATC is a window encoding:
- the LOC8073758 gene encoding U-box domain-containing protein 35 — encoded protein: MFASPFSVTSSHSSEQEPVARDSSIIVAVDRDKNSQQAAKWAVDRLLTRGSMLQLVHVRVEANKDEGDEITQLFISYRGYCARKGMHLKELILDGSDISKAIIDYATTNAITDIVVGASTKNTFIRRFRNPDVPTCLMKMAPDYCTVHVIHKAKAIQVKAAKAPAPFTTLPPKQHSQPNIESDASRASRGDWKKTSHTSSPLASSRNSVDRLSAYAKAPSRDRPLTGAKTAPQKDFDDYIDFIAPPRPSVTRSSFSDDIDFAMSMELPSIDFGESLELSSAMSMESLSCSGDVEAEMRRLRLELKQTMEMYNSACKEAIDAKHKAAQMHQMKVEESKKYQELRNAEEEALALVEMEKAKCRAALEAAEAAQKIAELEAQKRLRAEWKAKREAEDRKKATDALNKNDIRYRRYSIDDIEAATHKFDKALKIGEGGYGPVYKAVLDHTNVAIKILRPDASQGRKQFQQEIEVLSCMRHPNMVLLLGACPEYGCLVYEYMDYGSLEDRLCRRGKTLPIPWSIRFRIAADIATGLLFLHQAKPEPLVHRDLKPANILLDHNFVSKISDVGLARLVPQSAADVTQYRMTSTAGTFCYIDPEYQQTGMLTTKSDIYSLGIMLLQIITARSPMGLTHHVENAIERGAFQEILDPTVTDWPVEEALEFAKLALRCAELRKKDRPDLGKEILPELTRLRNLGHDYETSQVSSASTNCSSSAPYSFNNDDI